The Drosophila sulfurigaster albostrigata strain 15112-1811.04 chromosome 3, ASM2355843v2, whole genome shotgun sequence genomic sequence TCCTCAATCTTGGCCTCACACGCCGCCAAGTTCTCCTGTCGATCTGCTAGTGCACTTCCCATTGCATCAAGCTGCTTATTGCACTCTGTCTCACGCAAATCGGCCTCCATCAAAGCATTCTCCAATTTAAGTACCTAGTAATGGAAGTTTGgtaagtatttgtttttattattgctttattttttaactaacCTGATCTTCCAAACTCTTGAGTTTCTCGGAAGACAGCACGTCGAGGGACTTCCTAGTTGCTTTCTGCTTGGCACTTGACTGCGATTACagattacaaattttaaattattgcaaagaatttaagtaaaaattaGTTGGGAACTCACCTCTAACTGATGTATGTATTGCTGCATCTGTTCAATCATTGATTGACTTTCGATGTCTGATCTCTTCTGTATCTCTTCATGTTGCGTAATAGCACGAGCCGCATCCTTTAGAAGTTCCGTCTTCTCGTCGACTCTCTTTCGCAGAACTTCAATCTCAATTTTTGAATCTATTAGTTGTTTCGCTAATGACTCGTCTGTATTTTTTCCGCGCACGCCTTGCTGGCTTTCCTCCATGAAGTAGATTCGCAGTTTCAAGTTGAAGTTCTCCTTGCGCAACGTCGACATCTGCTCCTCCAACTCCCGCATGGAGCGACCCTGCAGCGGCGAATGTATGCCTCCAGGCGCACGTCCAGCATCGAAACTGGTATCTATAATTGGGATAAACATAgaatgtttttgatttaaattagaaTAGCATACAAAATCTCAAACCTGTGCAACCTGAACAACCACTACATATGGAAGAGCTATGTGTGGTGGAAGTCTTTGGCGACATTGATGGTAGCAAGCCATTGTTTTTGCCCATATTGGcaataagtaaaaaatataaaaaaagtaatcTGAGTACTGGTTTGCGAATAATTACAAATGACGAGTGTCTTTCCAAACTGAACTATTGCTTTACGAGTATGTGACATTCTGAGCATCGAAGTCCTGACCACACAATAATTTGCTCTCATGGCttgcttttttaatataatgaCCGAaagtaaatgtgtgtgtaagtaaaTTCCGAAGATTTTAGATTTGTATACCCATTCTGTAGAATGGTGTTATAACTTTCTAATTCCTGAAAACGACGATTTGGatgtgatcagataaaaattgtaaagttatttaagaaatacttttgaatgtcAAAAAACGCCTACATACTTCAATagagtatattttgtactctatggtatattttacatgtAGTACTAAATTCATATAGCAAATATATCATTCAGTATATTCTTGCAGTATATTTACCGCACTATTTTCCTCtaacacactcgactttatttctacttgttatttattgcGTTACGCGCAATATTTTTGGACTCTCAGAATCAGAATGTAAATTTGGAATTTCTATATAAGATGTGAATACTAATCATCTCTTCTCTAGATTAATAAGTTAAGCGTAATCTTTAAATATAGAAACAgcatagaaattaaaatgataaacaTAATTACATGAATTCTCCAAGGTGGCATCTTGAATTCCGCCGGGACTTGTGCTGCaatgacaaaatataaaaacccATAAAGTTATAGAATAAACAGCAGAAGAAACTGCTTTTTTGCCTTATCAACATATGCTTAATAAAAAAACCAACACATGCTTCTATCTATAGTTTAATTTTCTGGtgtaattatgcaaattaaaaatataaatatggttATGATATCATAAtgctacaataataataataatctcaTTCCATTCCCTTCACGACAATCGTCGTATTCTCCTCCATGCTTGTCTCTGTAGTTGAACCCGTTGCATTATCTGGGATTTCAGTGGAATTAGATTGACTGCGGCCGCTTTGGTCGTTTTGGAAGCACTCGTCCGGGTCGACAAGTGTTCCGTTGCAGAACTGCGGGAATACCGACCAAGCCGTCCAGCCCTGTTGCTTTCTGATAAGTTGAGCACAACGAACTGCCGCTGTGATATCGTCGATGAGCAGCTCGTTGCAATTGACGTTGCACCCGTTGAAGGCGTAGTAAGATGTGTTTGAGGGCGGAGCACACCAGTATCGATCGCTGATTTGGAAGAGGCCGTAGTCCTTGGAGCCATCCGCATTGCTTTGCCCCACAACATGCGTGTTGAAGCGACTCTCAAAATCGGCTATGCACAGCCACTTGGCCAATTCCTCTTTCGGCACATCCAATATGTAAAGTTGCCCAGCCAATTCGCAGGGCTTTAAACGGATGCCCAACATTGGCGACACAAACAGCAGGCAAAACCATGTTCCCAGAGCGAAATTGTGCATCATATTGCTTGAGAATATGAGCGGCAGTGAAGCAGCTGGCTTTGACCAAGACTCAACTGAGAAGCCGTCGCAGTGAACATTTTAAGCTCGAGTCGCACAATCCACCACACGCCAAGACTTAGCGATGGGCGATATGAGtgatatttcttaattataaTACACTTGAAATAATACTCGACCTAGTCAATTTTACTACACCATCTTCGGTATTTTGGATAATTACTAAATATTGAATGGATTGGGTTAACTTCAATCAATCTAGCAGAAAGTTGCTCACGCTCTCCTCTCTAGTGAAAAGGTCAATTTAAACAGGTTTGAATTGATTCAAATGCTGCCTTCTAACACCTATAATTAACGAGTAGTTTATGAACACCGCATATCTACTACGTAATGCGAGTTCTAAGCAATTCGCAAAGTGAACATACTTTACGGAAACGTTATGAAGTCAACTTTTATGATAAGAATTCGTGTCAAAGATCTAGATTAATCCAGATATGGAATTGTGACCGAACCCAATGCTACTagttatatgtataaataaagcATAGAAACGTATTtctcatttaataaaattaaaattcaataaaagaacaattttaataatagttgaGGGGAAGTCCACTTTATTTCCATTCAATACGATAATTATTGTGCattctacattttttataaatttcgaattttatcTTTCATCCAACAAAAATTGGCTTTGAGTTTTTGATtggcagaaaaaaaacaaaagaactgCTTTAATGTATACTCATTTATTTTACTCTAATTTGTAGTATACatgtttaaaataagtttCAAATCgattcatataaaattattagatATTACATTCTTTATTTTCTGTGTCGTCCAATCTTAATGTTACTTAATTGTCTAAAAATTCAGTTacttaatatgaaattaaaatatcacaTTAATTTGTATAGGCATACAACAGAATGTGTGTTGATTTACATACATTGTATTTGGAAACAAATTTGGAAACTGAAATTCGGTCTTGGGTTTAGTGAAGCGTACAAATTCTTGCCTAGAACCAAAGACCAAGGCGCACCTAGGCTCCCCcaattaaattgaactttGACGTCATACCGAGCACAATCTCTATAGTATTGTATTGGGTACGGCTCCATTCGAATAACATGCAAAATtgacacacaaataaaaatacaaagcacataaaaaaaaaacttgaaaagAAAACTTACCTCAACGAGCCGCCCGAAAAATTAGATATTGAAAATCGTTTATATGGCGGTCGAGGagaattatttgaattgttgAGAGACGTTGAACGAAACATTCCCGCCATAGTGTGATATagttgaatatattttgttagttCACATTAACACAACGCGAGCACCTTGAGTTATTGTTCACTCCAGTACATTTAATACACTGAACGACgatataaatgaaatgttttaattaaattgatcgCATGCGTCACCTTGcaggttttggttttggttttggttttgtttgtcGAGCTTATCCTAAATAGCTTTGCGGCACACCAGTCTAAGTATAACTGCAACTTCACTGCAGCAAGTACTCAGTATCGAGTcgattatatatgtatgtactatatatttacGTGCGATACTTCACGGCGTCAATGAGTCATTGCGCTGCCGGATGGCGGATAGTTGGTGATGGGAAAATGTCCCCGAAATGATTGCGTAGCTGCCGCACCAGGAGCAAAGCActcttcacacacacgcacacacacacgcacacgcacactgtGCCTAGAgtgcacataaatatatgtttagaTGCTCATTTTGAGGGCATCTCTCTGCTGAATCTCTGATGCGTTCGTCTGTCAGCTAACCAACCCGCTACCGCTCATGAACCAGGCGACAGACGacaacgaagacgacgacgacgacgacgacgacgacgtcgacgtcgacacaTGTGGGACACGCATTTTGGCGCACTTCACGTGTGCGTTTTGCTTTATTACCGTACGTACACCGTGTGCCAAAATTATTTTGGGAAATgagcaaaaaacacaaatataatatgcaaCTATCATGTCCAATTCCTCTGGGCAACAATTGCTAATGTTCCGTTCTGTTatgttctgttttgttgttacaAACCGATTTGTTTTGACTCGGTTGTCCCCCCATAGCTATGGTTACTGCTGCGGCTAAAAATCAATTGGATTGTGTAGAAAACGGATAAGGATTGAATTTGTACACAACAGGTGTCGCCTTCTGACCCATTTAATTAAGATAGTCAAAAGTGAAATGTCAGAATTTTGcctaacatattttattatacaattatGGGGAAATTTAGAAACTTTTTAtcctaaaaataaaagctaatAACATAGATTTGTACTTCTCCATTGATTCAAGAATAATGAACGATCTGTTATAGTCTTAAATCAAAACTAGTAAAAAAATCTGCAGTCAAGTTTTGACTTTAATTGACCCTTTActtataaacatttatatatgtataagttcTACTTTGAAATTTCATGCCATAATATGTAAACGTAAAAACatgtaaaaaattatattaaatccaCATTTGACAGAATACTAGGAGTGTGAGTGCTATTAAAGAAGAATCTAATCTCTCAATCCTTTATAGTTCTTGAGATCTATCTTGACTCAACAACTTATGCTGTATATACAACTGTTACTTACTTATATAATTAAACCTAACAAACCTTTTctaaattttagaaataaaatggTATGCAAAGCCAAAGGACTGACAGCTTTGTTCGTCGTCTTTTTAAGTAAGCAAGTAAGCCGAAAATAATGAGTAGGTGAAATTctataacaaacaaattatccGTAATACCTAAAATACCTGTAAAtgatttgcattaaaattgagGAGACTGTTGGATTTTAAGGGccttgaaaataattaacaacatTCGTGACTTGGCGCCAAATACTCTGGGaatgttgttatttttcgtaataagaaaaacaacCCCCATTAATTGGGGTAAAGCTAAAACGTAAACAAGTAACTTGTTCGAAGCGTCTGACCATAAATAAAGGCATCTTGTCAACACTAAATTGAGATGCATTGACATTAGAGCGCAGTGCACTGAAAAAAATAATGGTCCGCTAATCGCTAGTGTTGTTTACAACTGTACTGCAGAGAAGCATAGTATGGGGTGCTTTTTAAGTTGCAGCCCGCATCGGAGGGTCATTGAAACAACAAGACTGTAGGGGTAACTGTCTAACAATGGAAATCATCCTTATGTgtataaaaacacacacactctcacacacttGTATGTGCGTACACCGTTATCGCTTGGATTAAATCTCATTAGTGCACTACGCACTCATAAATAGTATTGCTtctaacaaatatatatgtatgtacatatttttccACTATGTACTATATTTAGACTCGCAGCATCGACAAAggaaatcaacaacaaaatgaggCGCGTATCCGtaatttatacacacacaaatacacttacacgcacacatatatatgcatatgcaatttatataacaatatatttcGTTAATTTAGCAACGTCGTTGGTCTGAAACTTGAGCGTTCATCGCGTTTATCTGTCACAAGTTCTGAGTTTTAATTCTCactattattgtatgtatgtacatatgtacatataaagcACTTTGTAACGTATTATGTACaaacatttacatatgtacattgtaTATGCACTGTACCCAACGTTATTTGGCTActatgttatgtgtgtgtacacattgtttaaacaaatacaccaaaagcaaaaactgaTAGGCGTGAGACGAAGCAAAATCACAACAAACGAGGCAAACTCAAAtacgaaatattgaaaataatgctCTTCATTAAATGTCTAAATAAACCGAATGCCAGAATAGAACTGAAAATGCGCATCAAGATAACCGAGAGAAAACCCCAGAAGcagcgacaacggcagcaTCATTCATCCATCCGTGCGCTCGCTCCGTAAGGAAAACGCGCTCACCACATGTATAACAcaacacatgcatacatacgaaTTTAGTGAGGCAGATGTGTTTCTCATGTTTTCCGGAGCGCTCAGCTCACCCACCGTACCACCATATGGCTCGTGTTGCTTGCGCTCTCGCGCCAGCGTAAAATGGGGTGGGTTATGTACttatgcatgtgtgtacaTCACACACCCGAACGTCGGTACAcgtctacatacatacatacatacatacatatgtatgtatgactGTATGGGGGAGTTGATGATAGCAATGCAGGAACCTTCTACTCTCAGTGCTCAtctgttaattaaatatgatCTTTCGTTGTCAGTTCATGTAGTTTCTTGCTCTGCTTCAGATGGGTGAAAGTCAACAAAAAGTTGTAGTACTCTTGTGTGTTGCGGATCATCAACATCTAACGTTGCGTCAGTGTATcactaattattataaatttagttttggATCAATGCCAACTTGATGCACTTGCGAAAGTGCATTACCAAACAAACTTCAAAGAAATGtagatacatatgtgtgtatgtataaatgTACGTAAAGGTAAAAAAGTGTACAATAAGAATTTAGTGAACTTTGTACTTACTCATTTATACGTTTGGATAGCGCTTCAGCTAGGCTTTTCAAAACCCTTGGGTCTACCTCAGCGGCTCCGTTTTCCGCAAGAAAACTTGTCATGGTTTCTATCAATGAGATCTCCTTTAAAGATGATGTGCACATGGCATCGCTGTCATGCACATCCCGTGGATTTTGTTTTGACTGGTCCTGATCCATTTTCCACTTAATATGAGAACTATTGGTAAATATGTAGAAATGATTCAATGAAAAATGCtaacaatttataaacaattataaaaattgagCGCGCTCTTCACAGATGATTTTGGCGTCTATATCAGATGTTATCGATAGCACACAATACGTTGATAGAATTGCGTACTGTGCTGCCAGATATGTCAAATTTGTCAGGTGGCAAGCTCTGCCTTCACGTATGTAGTTCCCTAAAGAAGAAGAATTATAGactgcaaatttaaataaatttacattacatAGATAAACAAGCAAATTAAAGGCTGGCATTAAATGGAGTGATTGTACAAAAGTAAAACGAGCTGCTTGTAACCGCATGTTGTAGCCCATGGCGATAAACTAAATGCATATGTAATTCGTTTAGCTTGCGCCAAAAACAATACACAAAACTTGCGACAGTTCCCAAAATGTTTGCAAcgttaaaaaacaaaattaaggaGGAAACTGGCGATGATGTGTCCACGTCGACATCGCAACCGCATCAGCGGCACTTAAACAATaataccaacaataacaacaacaactatcgCTTACGTAGCCGTCGTATTAGCATAAATTCCAATTTTGCTGATGATGTGGGCGGTGGCATCTACAATGAGGTAAAGTCAAAGCAAACATTATCTATTTATATCGTATATTATCTCTGGAAAAACAActgtttatatatttcaagCAGTCTGAACAATTGTGCCAGCTTCGTGGGCAATGCAATGAGCTCACCTCCAGAGTGTCCAGTCTCAGTCAGAGTCTTCAGCAATTGCAGGAGGAGAAGACGAGAGTGGACAAGACCAACGAGATATTATTGGAGAGCGTGCGAGTAGCGCAGACGCAAAAGGATATCTATTGTGAGGAACAggagaaaatacaaaatctaCAACAAGTGGAAATTGACAAACTGAAAAACTTAATGGGCTTTCGTGAGCAGGAAGCCGTCGATCATATGAGCTCCATACGTCAGTATcagcagcaaattgaaaatcttAACCAGGAAATGGATCGGCTGCGTACGATTGAACCGATTGCCGAAGATCTACGCGATGAACTAGAGCAGTTACGTCATGCCACGCAGCATGAGAAGAACCAACTGACCACAACACTAGCTGCTGTTCAAGAAGAGAATCGCAACTTGAAAATGCGCATGCAAATTGTTGAGCAATCACGTCTCGAAACGTTGGCCAAATTAAGTGGAGATCAGCAAGTGCAGGCACTAGTGCATGAACACAAATTATTGGAGCAGCATCTGGAAGAGACGCATTTGCAATTGTCCGATATAAAAAGCTCATGGAGTGGGCAGAACTTTGCTCTGGAGAAGCAAGTCAGTCGCCTTTCTCAGCAGGTCGCTGAGGAAACGACTGAAAAACGCAAGGCATTAAAGGCCAGAGATGATGCCATAGAGAGTCGCAAGCAAGTCGCCTTTGAGCTTGAGAAAGCCCACATTGAAATTAAGCAACGCAACGAAAAGGTGGGTAgattttattgaattccaCTCCAACTtgtttcaataattattttgtgtgCTTGGATAACACAG encodes the following:
- the LOC133845792 gene encoding lysozyme B codes for the protein MMHNFALGTWFCLLFVSPMLGIRLKPCELAGQLYILDVPKEELAKWLCIADFESRFNTHVVGQSNADGSKDYGLFQISDRYWCAPPSNTSYYAFNGCNVNCNELLIDDITAAVRCAQLIRKQQGWTAWSVFPQFCNGTLVDPDECFQNDQSGRSQSNSTEIPDNATGSTTETSMEENTTIVVKGME
- the LOC133845789 gene encoding golgin subfamily A member 1 isoform X2, which produces MFATLKNKIKEETGDDVSTSTSQPHQRHLNNNTNNNNNNYRLRSRRISINSNFADDVGGGIYNESEQLCQLRGQCNELTSRVSSLSQSLQQLQEEKTRVDKTNEILLESVRVAQTQKDIYCEEQEKIQNLQQVEIDKLKNLMGFREQEAVDHMSSIRQYQQQIENLNQEMDRLRTIEPIAEDLRDELEQLRHATQHEKNQLTTTLAAVQEENRNLKMRMQIVEQSRLETLAKLSGDQQVQALVHEHKLLEQHLEETHLQLSDIKSSWSGQNFALEKQVSRLSQQVAEETTEKRKALKARDDAIESRKQVAFELEKAHIEIKQRNEKIKLLEDEVDELTVALKECREENEQQILFERNKSETLTAENKDLKMRIATADERFSEYVKNAEQIAQKLRTQITEKQDQLNESQTHLEIEREEKLTALLRNAEISQSEELLKKELRLEQNESNDLHDKNKQLENDVKEARVALQALNEAAQQNEKDLAKYEQSQREIIEKNKTIKTLSQRLGDLKKTLQKEFRSSQSATIDVDTDQVIPALRISHAPIESFQSDNKPNCIIMDEVNFKYLKHVIIKFLTSREVEARHLVRAVSTLLQLSQEEEKLLHDTLDYKMSWFGVKPS
- the LOC133845789 gene encoding golgin subfamily A member 1 isoform X1, which produces MFATLKNKIKEETGDDVSTSTSQPHQRHLNNNTNNNNNNYRLRSRRISINSNFADDVGGGIYNEQSEQLCQLRGQCNELTSRVSSLSQSLQQLQEEKTRVDKTNEILLESVRVAQTQKDIYCEEQEKIQNLQQVEIDKLKNLMGFREQEAVDHMSSIRQYQQQIENLNQEMDRLRTIEPIAEDLRDELEQLRHATQHEKNQLTTTLAAVQEENRNLKMRMQIVEQSRLETLAKLSGDQQVQALVHEHKLLEQHLEETHLQLSDIKSSWSGQNFALEKQVSRLSQQVAEETTEKRKALKARDDAIESRKQVAFELEKAHIEIKQRNEKIKLLEDEVDELTVALKECREENEQQILFERNKSETLTAENKDLKMRIATADERFSEYVKNAEQIAQKLRTQITEKQDQLNESQTHLEIEREEKLTALLRNAEISQSEELLKKELRLEQNESNDLHDKNKQLENDVKEARVALQALNEAAQQNEKDLAKYEQSQREIIEKNKTIKTLSQRLGDLKKTLQKEFRSSQSATIDVDTDQVIPALRISHAPIESFQSDNKPNCIIMDEVNFKYLKHVIIKFLTSREVEARHLVRAVSTLLQLSQEEEKLLHDTLDYKMSWFGVKPS
- the LOC133845789 gene encoding putative uncharacterized protein DDB_G0271606 isoform X3; translation: MFATLKNKIKEETGDDVSTSTSQPHQRHLNNNTNNNNNNYRLRSRRISINSNFADDVGGGIYNEQSEQLCQLRGQCNELTSRVSSLSQSLQQLQEEKTRVDKTNEILLESVRVAQTQKDIYCEEQEKIQNLQQVEIDKLKNLMGFREQEAVDHMSSIRQYQQQIENLNQEMDRLRTIEPIAEDLRDELEQLRHATQHEKNQLTTTLAAVQEENRNLKMRMQIVEQSRLETLAKLSGDQQVQALVHEHKLLEQHLEETHLQLSDIKSSWSGQNFALEKQVSRLSQQVAEETTEKRKALKARDDAIESRKQVAFELEKAHIEIKQRNEKIKLLEDEVDELTVALKECREENEQQILFERNKS